The genomic interval GGTACATTATATTATCAATAAGAATTGTGATAGTTCATCtctttaattaacatttttctaacCAATCTTTGTTGGGAAAGTTATATAATGAGCTCTCACAATTGTTTTGAAGCTTTTTTGtagagctatcaaaatgggTAATCCAATTCAACCTGACCCGACTCACTACGGGTTGATAGGTTAAATGGTTGACTCATTAgcttatttaattataagtttttcttaaattaaaaaaattacaatccaAGTATGATGTTAAGCTGCAAAGgcaattcaaattaaaaaaaaaaaagtattatacaATCTAAGTgtaatccaaaaacatgtacaaaagacgaacaaataagtttttaatattgataatttttgtatcacttgtctatttatagtattagagtcttaaataaataaatctataatatttttctctcttgaaacatctttttttatcaccatctacaatataataaaaaaatgctaactaatatattaaaatacaaaataataaataatttaattaaattaggtgggttggtgagccaacccggctcaccacgacTTCAACCCGGGTGAGTCAGGTTCTAAGGGAGCCGGGTTGAAAACTAgtccgcataaaaaaattacatttttctcaAACCTAACCCGACTGAAACCCGTGATGGCCCGGATTAGCTCGTGGATTACAACTCATTTTCACAGCACTACTTTTTTGTATAAGGATTTATAGACTCCTAGTCATTTCCATGTATAAATCTACATCAAgcataatatatttcaaacaaCTCGTCGCATTAGATTAATTCACTTTTGAGCTATTTAAGCAAAAAGAATATACCTAAACCAACAGATATATAACAAAATGTAAGCAAATCTGTATCCTACGTTGCATTATATTTTCACAGGACTGCTCAAAATTTCACGAGACAACCTTACGCAACacctattataaaaatattgaatacaTTAATTGTAACATTTGAGGTTGTGTTTGAGTTGCAGGCTAAGAATCCAACAACATCGTTGGCGGATTATTTTGATGTGATATCAGGAACAAGCACTGGTGGACTCATGACTCTTATGTTAACAGCTCCAAGCTCACCTGGTTCCAATCAACCTCTCTTTACTCCATCAGAAGTCGTACAGTTCTACAAGACGTATGGTCCTGATATATTTAAACCCAGGTAAGAATGAAGCTCGTAAAAATTGTGTTAACATACTCATAACAAATATGGCTTTGAAGGGGACAAAACAGAAATGtccaaaaaataagaaatattattcGGATAGACTCTGATTATGAATCTGATACTATATtaaaaagtggactttaaacctaattcaacccCACAGACCaccttgtaaggtgagatttgcacatcacttatatattataatttagtcttgTCTCTGGTCGACGTGAAATTTCCAACAATATCATTATagttaaattataaacttagaaaaaattataagtagttgggtaaaatttaataaatatggtTTAGTTATTACCTTTACCTTAATCAGTTTGCTGAAAGGTTTGGATTCTTATGATGCAAAACCATGCAGACCTTTATGGGATCCTATCAAATGTCCAAAGTATGATGGAGTGTTCTTACGAGACAAAGCTAGAGAGTTATTGAACGATACACGACTGAATCAGACGTTGACGAACGTGGTAATAACATCTTTCGATGAGCAGAAAATCTACCCAGTTATATTCTCAAGCTTCAAGGTTAGAATGGTAGAAATTGTGTATATTGTATATTGTGATATGAATAACCCTTTTCTTATGGctaattgttgaatattatttaatgatGCAGCTGAAGACAGAAACATACTTGAATGCGCAGCTCTCAGACATAGGTCTTGCAACTTCGGCTGCACCAACCTTTCTACCAGCCCACGAATTTGAGAATGGTGGtgttaaatttgatttgattgatgGTGCTATGGCTGCTAACAATCCAGTAAATATATTCATTGCTATCTCAAATTTAAATCTATATTAACCTAGTTAAGACTAGTGAATTTTTTGCAACAAATATGGAGAAATATCTCAAGAATTTGAGAAGATGTTTGATTGAATACTTTAGGCCCTGGTCGCTACGAGTGAAGTGATACAACACAGTGGGCAAAAGGAAATTTTGTTGCTGTCATTAGGAACTGGAATTACACCCAAAGCTCAGGACAATTTAGGTAACATCTTTGATGGTGTGTGCCAACTTGGATGGCTAGCTCAAAACATTGAAGTTATCAGTGAAGTTGCATACAGCACAGACATGACTCATTACTACCTTGCCACAATCTTCCCTGGCCTCTTACCTGCAGATAACTATCTTCGAATTGAGGTATGCATTGTTAGCTTTTTCAATATTGTTATATCAGTATTAGAAATGGACTTTAAGTTTaaccaattttacaaaatcgGTTTGGAGTGAGgtttacattcatttatatacattaaattgatcttatttctaATCGACGTGACATTTTCAATAAAGAGGAgaaatcaaaacaataaatgaatttaacatGTACAAGTTAAAATTATTCATGATATATATGTAATTGCAGGAGTATAACCTGGATCCATCTATGAAAGACATGGATAATACTGACAAAAAGAACCTGGATAACCTTGAAAAGGCTGGAACGGGTCTGTTGACCCAAAAAGTCAAGAGGATAAATGTGAATACATTTCTCCCATATGAACTCGACCAAACAAATGCTGAAGCTCTTGACAGGTTCCTACACTCACTTTCTCAGGATTGTTTTCAATATCTATGTTTAAAATTGGTAGCAGAAaggttttttattgaatatagaATGCTAAAAACAGTTATTTCTGATTTTCAAAAATGTTACAGAATTGTGAATActgtaatattatatatatataattagttgaTTATGTATTGAATGCTAATTTTGAGAGGATGTTTGTTTTTAAGGTTGGCTGAGAAATTATATGCAGAGAGGCAGCTGCGTCTGAAAAGGAAATCTATGGAGAAAGGAGGAAGACCTTTCATTGAAACTATTTAAGCTCCTTCTGATGGGAACTTGAGCATTATGAATAAATGTTATGTgtataacattatattatgttgtgTTTATCCATGTTTATTgtaatatatgtatgtgtgttatGTTGGAATAAGGTTGATGGTTTGGGGTTGTATGTAACTCCCAATTGCTAGAAccatatatcatataataagGTTAAAATGCTTTGGAGTTCTATGTAACTTCCATTTGCAGGAACCATGGATCATGTAATAAGGTTGAATGCTTTTGAGTTGTATGTAATTTAATTGCTACGACCATGTATTATAAAAAGTGATCCTTTTGTTTGgtgtttcttttttgtattcTAAGATCTCACTGCTCCAACTCctttaatgtttatattattaattatatctatAAAAGAATGAGTATATTATGAGAAAATTGTTAGAATTATATTGATACATGATAATTGCTTATGTAGTATTCTAAAAACTTTTTCTATGTTGTGCAAGACCTGTATTAATTAAACTTGTCGGACTACCTCCTCAAATTTTCCggaaaaaagaatcaaatataatttttaaattttaaaccctaaaataaaacattcttCCCATAGTGTATCTCTCtcctaatatattataaattgttgttgtttatgAACTTTTCTATGTGATGTTAAAAGATATCAAAAACCATTTTGAAACCTACATTTGTAACATCAACATTTTaactcaaataataaaaaccctaaacgcaaaaaaaaaaaaaaaaaatcaaaaaatgaACTTATTTATGTGTTTCTTCCAACAATGCCGATTTCGTTGAGGATAACAGGCACAAAATTCGATTCAAGAGGTGTTTGCACAACAAAGCTTTTCCTCTTCGTGTTTGCACAATCTAAATGGCGATTTGGTTCATTCAagatattagaaagtgggtaaaaataactttcattttcagaaaaacattTAAGATTTATACACATATTGTCACACATGATATATGATACAAAAATTAACGTTGTTATTGTTCGAGGATTAAATTTGTAAGTTTTATTAAGAAGAAtgataaaaatgaatgaaagtttAGAAGAGAAACTAAACTCAAAAGCACGtcataataaaagataaaaaatatatttaacttaaaatttaacaatagaaaagtaatttaaaatttttggaaaatagataaatataaaaatcaaaataaaaatgtacatttaatttgaccgaaagacactaagaatatattaaaataaacttttcacAGGTTGGAATATATTAgaatacatttaatttctatattcttttg from Vigna radiata var. radiata cultivar VC1973A chromosome 9, Vradiata_ver6, whole genome shotgun sequence carries:
- the LOC106773906 gene encoding patatin-like protein 3, translating into MSPFVLFALMLFSQFMAGLNTPLPPPSYGDHVSILSIDGGGIKGIIPATVLDYLDKALKAKNPTTSLADYFDVISGTSTGGLMTLMLTAPSSPGSNQPLFTPSEVVQFYKTYGPDIFKPRPLWDPIKCPKYDGVFLRDKARELLNDTRLNQTLTNVVITSFDEQKIYPVIFSSFKLKTETYLNAQLSDIGLATSAAPTFLPAHEFENGGVKFDLIDGAMAANNPALVATSEVIQHSGQKEILLLSLGTGITPKAQDNLGNIFDGVCQLGWLAQNIEVISEVAYSTDMTHYYLATIFPGLLPADNYLRIEEYNLDPSMKDMDNTDKKNLDNLEKAGTGLLTQKVKRINVNTFLPYELDQTNAEALDRLAEKLYAERQLRLKRKSMEKGGRPFIETI